One Intestinimonas butyriciproducens genomic window, AGCACCGATAAAGTGAATCTGACCCTGGGGGGCCTCATCTGGGAGGGGCTTTTTGCGCTGGACCGGACCTTCACGCCCCAGCCGGTGCTCTGTCAGAGCTACAGCGTCAGCGAGGACGGTCTCACCTGGAGCTTCCAGCTCCGCAGCGGTGTCACGTTTTCCGACGGGACTCCCCTCACCGCCGAAGAGGCCGCCACCTCTCTCAACCTGGCCCGGAGCGCACAGTCCCGCTTTGCGGGCCGGCTCTCCGGCATCCGAAGCGTTGCCGCGGAGGAGGGGGCGGTCACCGTGGTCCTGAGCGCCCCCAATGGGGCGCTGCCCGCCCTGCTGGATATCCCCATCGTCAAGGGCGATGGGGACGCCCCTCTGGGGACCGGACCCTATGTGCTGGAGGGGGGAGAAGCCCCCCGGCTGGCCACCCGGTCCGGCTGGTGGCAGAACAAGTCCCTGCCCGTGGATGCCATCCCCTTGCGGAGCATCAGGGAGGCGGATGACCTTATCTATGCCTTCGACACCGGGGATGTCTCCCTGGTGACGGCCGATCTCACCGGCACCAATGCCCTGGGCTTTGCCGGGGACTATGAGGTATGGGACTACCCCACCTCCACCATGCTGTTCATCGGCTACAACGCCTCCTCCGGGCCCTGCGCCGACGCCGCGCTCCGCCGGGCCTTGGACCGGGGTTTTGACCGGACCACCGCCGCCGTGGCGCTCCTCTCCCGGCACGCCCAGGCGGCGGCACTGCCTGTGCCGCCCGACAGCCCCCTTTACGATGAGACGCTGGCGCAGCGCCGGAGCTACTCGCCGCAGGCGCTCTCGGAGCTGCTGACCCAGGCTGGCTATGAGAAGGACGGCGATGGCCTGTGGGGCAAGGGGCGGCGGACGCTGGCGCTCACCTTCCTGGTGAACACGGACAATACCTTCCGCTTGGCCGTGGCTGAATATCTGGCCGAGGAGCTCACCCGGTCAGGGATCACGGTGGACCTGCAGAAGCTCTCCTGGGCCGACTACCAGAAGGCGCTCTCCGCCGGGAAATTTGACCTTTATCTGGGCGCCACCGCCCTCTCCGCCGACTTTGACCCCGGGCTGCTGACGAAGGTGGGAGGAAGCCTGAACTTCGGGGCCTTCCAGAGCGGGGAGATCGGCGCGCTGCTGGCCGCCTACCAGCGCGCCTCCGGCGCGGAACGGGAGTCCGCCGCCCGGTCCCTCTGGGAGGGCCTGGAGCGGGAGGCCCCGTTCACGGTGCTCTGTTTCAAGAACCAATCCGTATTGACCCAGTGGGGGGCCGTCAGCGGCCTCTCCCCCACCCAGAACAACCCCTTTTCCGGCATTGAAAACTGGACCCTGGGGAGCTGAGCGCTCCGCCGCGACCGATACAGGCGCGAAGAAACAGACGAGGGAGAATGAGACATGGAGAAGGTATTTCGCTGTTACGTAGAGAAACGGCCGGGTTTTGACGGTGCGGCCCGGGCCCTGTGCCGGGAGCTTACCGAGGAGCTGGGGATCTCCAGCCTCACGGGGGTGCGCATCCTCAACCGCTACGATGTGGAGGGCGTGAGCCCCCAGGTCTACGCCCAGGCGGCGGCCACGGTCTTTTCCGAGCCCCAGGTGGACGCCGTGTATGAAGAGGAGCTGCCCGACATGACGGGGGCGCCCTGCCGCCTGGTGGCGGTGGAGGCCCTGCCCGGACAGTACGACCAGCGGGCGGACTCCGCCAGCCAGTGCATCCAGCTTCAGACCGGCGGGGAGCGGCCCCTTTGCGCCACGGCCGCCGTCTATATCCTCCAGGGCCAGGTGGACGACGCCGACCTTGCAAAGGTGAAGAAGTACCTCATCAACCCTGTGGAAGCCAGGGAGGCGGCGCTGGACAAGCCCCGGACCCTCTCCCAGCACTATTCCGCTCCGGGCAGGGTGAAGGTGCTGGCGGGCTTCCGGGACCTGGATGACGACGGGTTGGAGCATATGCTCCAGGCGTACGGCCTGGCCATGGACGTCAACGACCTGAAGTTTTTTCAGCGCTATATGCGGGAGGAAGAGCAACGGGAGCCCACCCTCACCGAGCTGCGCCTGGTGGACACCTATTGGTCCGATCACTGCCGCCACACCACCTTCTCCACCCACATCGACAAGGTAGAGATCCTGGAGCCTGCGGTGGAGGAGGCCTACCGGCAGTATCTGGCCGCCCGGGTGGAGGTCTATGGGGAGGAGAAGGCCGCTCGGCGGCCCCAGACGCTGATGGACCTGGCCACCATCGCCACCAAGGTCCTCAAAAGGCGGGGCGTGCTCCAGCGGCTGGACGAGTCCGAGGAGATCAACGCCTGCTCCGTCCACGTCACCGCCACGGTGGATGGGCAGGAGGAGGACTGGCTCCTCATGTTCAAGAACGAGACCCACAACCACCCCACCGAGATCGAGCCCTTCGGCGGCGCGGCCACCTGCATCGGCGGCGCCATCCGGGACCCCCTGTCCGGCCGGTCCTATGTGTACCAGGCCATGCGCGTCACCGGCTGCGGCGACCCCCGCACCCCGCTGGACCAGACCATGGAGGGCAAGCTGCCCCAGCGGAAGCTGTGCACCACCGCGGCGGCGGGATACTCCTCCTACGGCAATCAGATCGGTCTGTGTACCGGTATGGTGAGCGAGATCTACCACCCCGGCTATGTGGCTAAGCACATGGAGGTGGGGGCCGTGGTGGGCGCGGCCCCGGCGGCCAACGTCATCCGGGAGACGCCCGCGCCCGGCGACAAGGTCATCCTGCTGGGCGGACGCACCGGGCGGGACGGCATCGGCGGCGCTACCGGCTCCTCCAAGAGCCATGACCTCAAGAGCCTGGACACCATGGCCTCCGAGGTCCAGAAGGGCAATGCCCCGGAGGAGCGGAAGATCCAGCGCCTGTTCCGCGACCCGGCGGTGACCCGGCTCATCAAGCGCTGCAACGACTTCGGGGCGGGCGGCGTGTCCGTGGCCATCGGCGAGCTGGCCGATGGGCTCTCCATCGACCTGGACCAGGTCCGCAAAAAATACGACGGCCTGGACGGCACGGAGCTGGCCATTTCCGAGAGCCAGGAGCGCATGGCCGTGGTGGTGGCCGACGGGGACGTGGAGCGGTTCATCGCCGCCGCCAACGCAGAAAACCTGGAGGCCTATGTGGTGGCTGAGGTCACACAGAGCCCCCGTATGGTGATGCGTTGGGGCGGGAAGGTCATCGCAGACCTCTCCCGGGCCTTCCTCTCCTCCAACGGGGCGGACAAGCACACCGCCGTCACCGTGCCGCCCGTGCAGCGGGCAGGGGCCGGCGTCGCCCAGGATCTGCGGGGGCTGGCCGCCGAGCTGAATCTGGGCCTCCAGCGGGGGCTGGGAGAGCGGTTCGACGCCTCCATCGGCGCGGGCTCGGTGCTGATGCCCTTTGGCGGAAGGACCCAGACCACCCCCACCCAGGCCATGGCCGCCCTGCTGCCGGTGGGCCCCGGGCGGGAGACGGACCTCTGCTCGGTAATGGCGTGGGGCTTCCGGCCCAAGTGGATGGAGAGCGATCCCTTCACAGGGGCCTCTGTCTCGGTGGTGGACTCCCTGTGTCGGCTGGTGGCGGCGGGCTGCGACGCCAAGGGGGCTTACCTCTCCTTCCAGGAGTACTTTGAAAAGCTGCGTGACAATCCGGTGCGCTGGGGCAAGCCCTTCTCCGCCCTGCTGGGCGCCCTGTCCGCCCAACTGGGCCTGGGTGTGGCCGCCATCGGCGGCAAGGACTCCATGTCCGGCTCTTTCCTGGGGCTGGACGTCCCCCCCACCCTCATCTCCTTTGCCATCGCCCCGGAGCGGGCCGGCAATGTGCTCTCCCCCGAGTTCAAGGAGGCGGGGCACCCGGTCTACCTCTTCCGGCCGGAGGACTTCCGGGACTACGGGGCGCTGAGCGCCCTGTGGGCGAAATTTCACGGCCTGTGCCTGGACGGGACCGTAAAGGCCGCCTGGGCCGTGGGACCCGGCGGGGCGGCAGAGGCCGTGATGAAGATGTCCTTCGGCAACCGGATCGGCTTCCTCGCCGACCCGCGCCTGGAGTCCGACCCCTTCTGGGACCCCACTCCCGGCGCCATTGTGGCCGAATGCGGCAGGGAGATCCCCGGCGCCCTTCTGCTGGGCTATACCTCTGACGAGCCCATCGTCACCCTGAAGAACGACTCCGCCTCCATTGAGGAGCTGCTGCAGTGTGCCGAAGGGGTGCTGGAGCGGGTGTACCCCACCCGCACCCCCGCCTCCGGCGGCGTGAAGGCCATTTCCTGGGAGGGGCGATCTCCGGCGGTGTGCGCCCACAAGACCGCCCGGCCCAAGGCCGTGATCCCCGTGTTCCCCGGCACCAACTGCGAATACGATACCGCTGCGGCCTGCCTTCGGGCGGGCATCGAGCCGGAGATCGTGGTGGTGAAAAATCTGAGCGCCGGGCTTCTGGCCCAGTCCGCCCAAGCTTTGGAGCAGGCCATCCAGGGGGCCCAGATGATCGTCCTGCCCGGCGGCTTCTCCGGCGGCGACGAGCCCGACGGCTCCGCCAAGTTCATCTGCTCCTTCTTCCGCAATCCCCGCCTCACCGACGCGGTCCACGACCTGCTCAAAAACCGGGATGGCCTGATGCTGGGCATCTGCAACGGCTTCCAGGCCCTGGTCAAGCTGGGACTGGTGCCCTACGGCGAGATCCGGCCTATGCACGAGGACTGTGCCACGCTGACCTTCAACGATATCGGCCGCCATCAGAGCCGGTATGTCACCACCCGGGTGGCCTCGGTGAATTCCCCCTGGATGCTCCGCTCTCAGGTGGGCGACCTCCACGCCATCCCCGTCTCCCACGGAGAGGGCAAGTTCGTGGCCCCCGGGGCGCTGCTGGAGGAGCTGATCACCCGGGGACAGGTGGCCACGCAGTATGTGGACTTGGGCGGGGCGCCCTCCATGGACATTGCCGCCAATCCCAACGGCTCCGTGCTGGCCATAGAGGGGATCTTCTCTCCGGACGGGCGGGTGTTCGGCAAGATGGGCCACTCCGAGCGGCGGGGGACCTACATTGCCAAAAACATACCCGGCGACAAGTACCAGCCCATTTTCGAAAGCGGCGCGGCGTACTTCCAATGATGTTCTGCAGCCGGCAGCGAGGAGAACACCGGCAGGCGGCGGGCTGGGGCAATAAGAGGGCGTATCCCCATGTGGGGATACGCCCTCTTGCCGTTTTAAAGGAAGGCTCAGGCCGGTGCGGACTGAGGTAGACCGCCGGCCCCCTCGGAGAGGCGGGTGCCCTTAAAATCCCGGTCCAGCCAGGGGTCCAACGGGGCGCCGGACTCCGCCGCCTGGAAAAAGCGTTGCGTCTGTTTGGCCGCCGCCTCCACGGTGGCCGCGAGCTGGCGGGTGAGATATTCGTTGCTCTCTGCATAGGCATCGTGGGAATCGGCGGTGAGGAAGATGCCCTGCAGGGCCTTGAGCCCGGGCAGCGCGCCCACCGCGCGGTTGGCCGGGCGGCTCAGACGGTGGCCGGAGAGACGGGCGAAGAGGGCGGTGTCCCGCCGCATAGAGCGATAGCCCTCTTCCAACTGCCTGGGAGAGGTGTGCTGGTAGGCCCGGGCGGCGGCGGCGAACACCTCGCCGGAGGGCATGGGAGGGAGGTAGGAATGTCCCAGTGATACCAGGCCGTCCCGCTCCATCAGCAGGCGGTCGAACTCGGCTTCCATGGCCAGGTGAGTGACGGTCCCTTCGGCCGCCCTGCGGTCGATCCAGCCGTGACAGGCACTGTCCAGGGCCAGATGACACAGAAAACCGGCGGCATATCCTGCGGACATGGGGGCGCCCTCCTCCACCGCCTCCCGTAGGCGGCCGAATACGGGCAGCGCGGACCGGGCGTGCATGGCGACGCCCTCCCGGCGGACCGGGTTGGGCAGGGTCGGGCGGTAAAAGAAGAGTGGGTCAGGCCCCAGACAGCCCAGATCGAAGGCGGAACGCTCCCGGTTCAGAAGCAGGGAGAGCTCCTGCGGAAGCTGAGACAGGACCTGAGCGCCGAGGCTCAGATGGGCGTAATAGTTTGGCATGGCTGGGATTCTCCTCTGTTCGGATGCGATCGAATTTTGCGCCGTCCTCCACGGCGGCGTATCAATTCCTATCATACCACCGGATACGCCAAGACAAAAGCGGCAAAAAACGGGAAAAAGTCCGACGGGCAGAGCCGGCGGACTTTTTACGGCCTCTCAGCCGCCCAGATAGGCTTTTTTGACGTCCTCGTCTTCCAAAAGGGTGTGGGCGGGGGCTGTCTTGAGGATGCGCCCGGTCTCCAGCACATAGCCGCGGTCCGCCACCGAGAGGGCCATCCGGGCGTTCTGTTCCACCAGAAGGATGGTAGTGCCCGCCTTGTGGAGGGTCTGGATGATCTCGAAGATCTGCTCCACCAGAATGGGGGCCAGCCCCATGGAGGGCTCGTCCAGCATCATCAGCTTGGGGCGGGACATCAGGGCGCGCCCCATGGCCAGCATCTGCTGTTCGCCGCCGGAGAGCGTGCCGGCGACCTGACGGCGGCGCTCCTTCAGGCGGGGAAACTGCTCGTAGACGGTCTCCAGGCCGGGAGCGACCTCACTGCCCGGACGGGTGTAGGCGCCCATCTCCAGATTCTCCTCCACCGTCATCTGGAGGAAGACCTGCCGACCTTCGGGCACCTGGGCAAGGCCCCGTGAGACGATCTTGTGGGCCGGGACGCCGGCGATCTTCTGGTCCAGGAAGGTGATGGAGCCGGTATGGCTGTGTAAAAGGCCGGAGATGGTCTTTAGGATGGTGGACTTGCCCGCGCCGTTGGCGCCGATGAGCGTGACCACCTCGCCCTCGTCCACATGGAAGGAGATGTCCTTGACGGCGTGAATGGCACCGTAGTATACGTTGATGTTTTCCACATGCAGCATGGACATGGTGTCACTCCCCCTTCCCGGAACCCAGATAGGCCTTGATGACCTCCGGGTTGTTTTGAATTTCGTCGGGCGTGCCCTTGGCGATGATGTGGCCGAAGTTCAGCACGCAGATGCCCTCACAGATGCCCATGACCAGGCTCATATCGTGTTCAATGAGCAGGACGGCGATCTGGAAGGTGTCGCGGATCTTTACGATATTCTCCATGAGCTCGGCGGTCTCGGAGGGGTTCATGCCGGCCGCGGGCTCATCCAGGAGCAGCAGGGAGGGATTGGTGGCCAGGGCGCGGACGATCTCCAAGCGGCGCTGGGCGCCGTAGGGGAGACTGCCCGCCTTGGCGCCGGCCAGATCCTGCATGTCGAAAATGGACAGCAGTTCCAATGCACGCTCGTGGGCAATCCGCTCCTCCTTCCAGTACCCGGGCAGACGGAGCACCCCCTGGAGGGTGCCATATTTGATGTGATTGTGGAGGCCGATCTTCACATTGTCCTCCACGCTGAGGTTGGAGAACAGCCGGATGTTCTGGAAGGTACGGGCGATCCCCATGCGGTTGACCTGGACCGTGGACTTGCCGGCGGTGTCTATGCCGTCGAGCAGGATGGTGCCCCGGGTGGGCTGATAAACCTTGGTTAGAAGGTTGAACACTGTGGTCTTGCCCGCGCCGTTGGGGCCGATGAGCCCGGCGATCTCGGTGCGGCCAATGGCCATGTTGAATTCGTCCACGGCGGTGAGGCCGCCGAAGTCGATGCCCAGATGCCGGGCCTCCAGAATGGGGGTCTTGTCCACGTCGCGCTCGGGGATGATATTGGGGCTGGGCACAGGGACCAGACGGGTGGGCTCTCTCTTGGGCTTATTCATGGCCGGAACCCCCTTTCGCATCGGCTTTGGCCACCGCACGGTCCCGCAGCTTGCTCTGGAGCTGACTGCGCAGGTCCTGGAAGAAGGGGCTGTTGGTGAGCAGCATCACCAGAATGAGAACGATGGCATAGATCAGCATGCGGAAATCGTAGAAATCGCGGAGCATCTCGGGCAGCACATAGAGCAGGGCGGCGGCAATGATGGAGCCCCGGATGTTGCCCAGCCCGCCCAGTACCACAAAGACCAAGATGAGGATGGAGGTATTGAAATCAAACTTTTTGGCGGCGAGGGAGGAGTAATTCATGGCGTACAGGGCGCCGGCGGCGCCCGCCAGCACGGCGGAGGTGACAAAGGCCAGAAGCTTGTACTTGGTGGCGCCGATGCCCACGCTCTCGGCAGCGATGCGGTTGTCACGCAGTGCCATGATGGCCCGCCCGGAACGGCTGTTGATCAGATTGAGCACCACCGTCAGGGCGATGAGCACCAGGATAAAGCCAGCGGTAAAGGAGGAAAGCTTCGCATTGGTCGTGACGCCCATGGGCCCCTTCAGAATGGCTTTGCCGCCCTCGCCCAGGGCCAGCGCGGCCTCGTTCTGGGTAGAGAAGTGGAGTCCGTTGCCGTCTATGCCCACATAGAGGATGTTGATGATATTTTTGATGATCTCGCCGAAGGCCAGGGTGACGATGGCCAGATAATCGCCCCGGAGCCGCAGAACGGGCACGCCCACGATAAAGCCGGCGATTCCGGCGCACACGGCGCCCACCAGCATGGCCACCGCCAGACGGACGGGGCCGGAGGGGATCGCCTGCTGGAGGGAGAGGGAGACCACAACGCCGGAGAACGCGCCTACGCTCATAAAGCCGGCGTGGCCGAGGCTCAACTCACCGGAGATGCCCACTACCAAATTCAGGGCGATGGCCATGGTGACATAGGCGCAGATGGGCACAAGCTGTCCCTGCAGAGAGGGGGATAGGAGCCCGCCGGCGTTGAGGACCTGGAGGATCACAAAGGCGGCGATGACAATGCCGTAGGTAATGGCGTTGCGGAAGAGCCGTTTCCGGCCGGAAGAAAGGGTTTTCATATCGGCCACCTCACACTTTCTCACGCACGGTCTTGCCCAGCAGGCCGGAGGGCTTCACCAGCAGCACCACGATCAGCACGGCAAAGACCACCGCGTCGGAGATATTGGTATTAAAGGCCTTGGCAAAGATCTCGATGATCCCCAGCAGGATGCCCCCCAGCATGGCGCCGGGGATGGAGCCGATCCCGCCGAAGACCGCGGCGGTGAAGGCCTTGATGCCGGGCAGGGACCCGGTGGTGGGCATCAGGGTGGGATAGGTGGAGCACAGCAGCACTCCGGCGACGGCGGCCAGCGCAGAGCCGATGGCAAAGGTCATGGAGATGGTGCGGTTGACGTCGATCCCCATGAGCTGGGCCGCGGCCTTGTCCTCGGAGCAGGCCCGCATGGCCTTGCCCAGCTTGGTGTGGCCGGTAAAGAAGCTGAGTACCAGCATGATGACCACGCAGGAGAGCACGGTCACAAGGGCTACATAGGTGATGTTGACGCTCCCCAGGGTGAGAGCGCCGCCGGGAACCACGGAGGTAAAGACCTTGGGGTCGGACTTCCACAGCAGCAGGGCGGAGTTCTGAAGGAAATAGCTCACACCGATGGCGGTGATGAGCACGGCCAGGGAGGGAGCCTGCCGCAGGGGCTTGTAGGCCAGCCGCTCGATGACCATGCCGAGGATGGTGCATACCACCATGGCCAGCAGCACCCCGGCGATGGGGGGCAGACCGAACTGGCCGGTGGCGAAAAAGCAGACGTAGGCGCCCACCATGATGATGTCACCATGGGCGAAATTGAGCATCTTGGCAATGCCGTAGACCATGGTATAGCCCAGGGCGATGATGGCGTAGACGCTGCCCAGGCTGATGCCGTTGATCAGGTTATTGAGAAGACTCAAGCCAGTCACCTCTCTTTTCTTTCTCTCTGCAAAAGGTCCAAAACGGGACTATATGGCAGACACATCAGCAGTCGCTCCGGCCGCGGATGTGTCCGCCATACAGGCGGGGGCCGCCTCCGGCCCGGAATGGGGAAAAGAGGGCTGCCGAGAGACCCGGCAACCCTCTTCCTGGGTTCCCTTTTCTGGTTTTCTTACTGAGTGACGTACACGCCGCCCTCGACCTTGACGACCACGGGGGCCTTGGAGACCTCACCGGTGGAGGACCAGGTCATGCCGGTGCCGGTCAGACCGTCCACGCTGAAGTCTTCGGAGGTGAAGGTGGACACCAGTGCTTCGCACACGTCGGCGGCGCTGGTGTCTGCGGTGATGCCGGCCTTCTGGCAGGCCTCATAGATGGCGTAGATGCAGTCATAGCCATCGGCGGCGAACTGGTTGGGAATGCCGTCGTACTGCCCTTGGTACGTGGTGACGAAGTTGACGGTGCGCTCATCGGTGCCCCAGGCGTTGAAGGGGGTCATCAGCATCAGACCCTCGGCCAGGGAGGTATCAAAGCCCTCCAGGTCCAGGATGCCATCCATGCCGTCGCAGCCGAAGAAGGTAGGGGCGTAACCCATGGTCTTGGCCTGGTTCAGGATCAGGGAGGCGGGGGTGTAGTAGATGGGCATGAACACCAGGTCGGCACCGGCGCTCTGGGCCTCGCCCAACTGCACGGTGAAGTCGGCGTTGGTGTCGTCGGGGAAGGTGGTCACGGAGACGACCTCCAGGCCGATGGCGTCGGCCTCGGACTGGAAGGCGTTGTAGATGCCGGTGGAGTAGGCGTCGCCGTTGTTGTAGATGACGGCGACCTTGGTGCCCAGGCCGTTCTCCTTGATGTAATTAGCGGCGGTGAGGCCCTGATTGGGGTCGGTGAAGCAGACCTGGAAGACGTTGTCCCGCCCGCTGGTCACATCGGTGGAGGAGGCGGAGGGAGTGAGCTGGAAGTAGCGGTCGTTGAAGGTTTCGGCGGCCACGGCTACGCAGGGAGTGGTGGTGGTGCAGCCGTAGATGAGCTGCACGCCGTCGCCCTTGAGCTTGTTGTAGGCGTTGACGGCCTTCTCGGCGTCGCCCTCGTCATCCTGGAAATCCAGGGAGAACTGGAGACCGCCCAAGGCGTTGATTTCCGCTACGGCGACCTCGGCGCCCTGCTTCGTGGCCAGGCCGTACACGGCGGCGGAGCCGGTCAGGGGGCCGATGCCGCCAATCTTGATGACGCCG contains:
- a CDS encoding ABC transporter substrate-binding protein: MKRKHPLHLSLIGILAAALLLGLGGCSVEETLPAPTPTPAPSAETTAPLEFALPMSEGSLHPLLSTDKVNLTLGGLIWEGLFALDRTFTPQPVLCQSYSVSEDGLTWSFQLRSGVTFSDGTPLTAEEAATSLNLARSAQSRFAGRLSGIRSVAAEEGAVTVVLSAPNGALPALLDIPIVKGDGDAPLGTGPYVLEGGEAPRLATRSGWWQNKSLPVDAIPLRSIREADDLIYAFDTGDVSLVTADLTGTNALGFAGDYEVWDYPTSTMLFIGYNASSGPCADAALRRALDRGFDRTTAAVALLSRHAQAAALPVPPDSPLYDETLAQRRSYSPQALSELLTQAGYEKDGDGLWGKGRRTLALTFLVNTDNTFRLAVAEYLAEELTRSGITVDLQKLSWADYQKALSAGKFDLYLGATALSADFDPGLLTKVGGSLNFGAFQSGEIGALLAAYQRASGAERESAARSLWEGLEREAPFTVLCFKNQSVLTQWGAVSGLSPTQNNPFSGIENWTLGS
- a CDS encoding phosphoribosylformylglycinamidine synthase; protein product: MEKVFRCYVEKRPGFDGAARALCRELTEELGISSLTGVRILNRYDVEGVSPQVYAQAAATVFSEPQVDAVYEEELPDMTGAPCRLVAVEALPGQYDQRADSASQCIQLQTGGERPLCATAAVYILQGQVDDADLAKVKKYLINPVEAREAALDKPRTLSQHYSAPGRVKVLAGFRDLDDDGLEHMLQAYGLAMDVNDLKFFQRYMREEEQREPTLTELRLVDTYWSDHCRHTTFSTHIDKVEILEPAVEEAYRQYLAARVEVYGEEKAARRPQTLMDLATIATKVLKRRGVLQRLDESEEINACSVHVTATVDGQEEDWLLMFKNETHNHPTEIEPFGGAATCIGGAIRDPLSGRSYVYQAMRVTGCGDPRTPLDQTMEGKLPQRKLCTTAAAGYSSYGNQIGLCTGMVSEIYHPGYVAKHMEVGAVVGAAPAANVIRETPAPGDKVILLGGRTGRDGIGGATGSSKSHDLKSLDTMASEVQKGNAPEERKIQRLFRDPAVTRLIKRCNDFGAGGVSVAIGELADGLSIDLDQVRKKYDGLDGTELAISESQERMAVVVADGDVERFIAAANAENLEAYVVAEVTQSPRMVMRWGGKVIADLSRAFLSSNGADKHTAVTVPPVQRAGAGVAQDLRGLAAELNLGLQRGLGERFDASIGAGSVLMPFGGRTQTTPTQAMAALLPVGPGRETDLCSVMAWGFRPKWMESDPFTGASVSVVDSLCRLVAAGCDAKGAYLSFQEYFEKLRDNPVRWGKPFSALLGALSAQLGLGVAAIGGKDSMSGSFLGLDVPPTLISFAIAPERAGNVLSPEFKEAGHPVYLFRPEDFRDYGALSALWAKFHGLCLDGTVKAAWAVGPGGAAEAVMKMSFGNRIGFLADPRLESDPFWDPTPGAIVAECGREIPGALLLGYTSDEPIVTLKNDSASIEELLQCAEGVLERVYPTRTPASGGVKAISWEGRSPAVCAHKTARPKAVIPVFPGTNCEYDTAAACLRAGIEPEIVVVKNLSAGLLAQSAQALEQAIQGAQMIVLPGGFSGGDEPDGSAKFICSFFRNPRLTDAVHDLLKNRDGLMLGICNGFQALVKLGLVPYGEIRPMHEDCATLTFNDIGRHQSRYVTTRVASVNSPWMLRSQVGDLHAIPVSHGEGKFVAPGALLEELITRGQVATQYVDLGGAPSMDIAANPNGSVLAIEGIFSPDGRVFGKMGHSERRGTYIAKNIPGDKYQPIFESGAAYFQ
- a CDS encoding zinc dependent phospholipase C family protein, with protein sequence MPNYYAHLSLGAQVLSQLPQELSLLLNRERSAFDLGCLGPDPLFFYRPTLPNPVRREGVAMHARSALPVFGRLREAVEEGAPMSAGYAAGFLCHLALDSACHGWIDRRAAEGTVTHLAMEAEFDRLLMERDGLVSLGHSYLPPMPSGEVFAAAARAYQHTSPRQLEEGYRSMRRDTALFARLSGHRLSRPANRAVGALPGLKALQGIFLTADSHDAYAESNEYLTRQLAATVEAAAKQTQRFFQAAESGAPLDPWLDRDFKGTRLSEGAGGLPQSAPA
- a CDS encoding ABC transporter ATP-binding protein — translated: MLHVENINVYYGAIHAVKDISFHVDEGEVVTLIGANGAGKSTILKTISGLLHSHTGSITFLDQKIAGVPAHKIVSRGLAQVPEGRQVFLQMTVEENLEMGAYTRPGSEVAPGLETVYEQFPRLKERRRQVAGTLSGGEQQMLAMGRALMSRPKLMMLDEPSMGLAPILVEQIFEIIQTLHKAGTTILLVEQNARMALSVADRGYVLETGRILKTAPAHTLLEDEDVKKAYLGG
- a CDS encoding ABC transporter ATP-binding protein, with the protein product MNKPKREPTRLVPVPSPNIIPERDVDKTPILEARHLGIDFGGLTAVDEFNMAIGRTEIAGLIGPNGAGKTTVFNLLTKVYQPTRGTILLDGIDTAGKSTVQVNRMGIARTFQNIRLFSNLSVEDNVKIGLHNHIKYGTLQGVLRLPGYWKEERIAHERALELLSIFDMQDLAGAKAGSLPYGAQRRLEIVRALATNPSLLLLDEPAAGMNPSETAELMENIVKIRDTFQIAVLLIEHDMSLVMGICEGICVLNFGHIIAKGTPDEIQNNPEVIKAYLGSGKGE
- a CDS encoding branched-chain amino acid ABC transporter permease produces the protein MKTLSSGRKRLFRNAITYGIVIAAFVILQVLNAGGLLSPSLQGQLVPICAYVTMAIALNLVVGISGELSLGHAGFMSVGAFSGVVVSLSLQQAIPSGPVRLAVAMLVGAVCAGIAGFIVGVPVLRLRGDYLAIVTLAFGEIIKNIINILYVGIDGNGLHFSTQNEAALALGEGGKAILKGPMGVTTNAKLSSFTAGFILVLIALTVVLNLINSRSGRAIMALRDNRIAAESVGIGATKYKLLAFVTSAVLAGAAGALYAMNYSSLAAKKFDFNTSILILVFVVLGGLGNIRGSIIAAALLYVLPEMLRDFYDFRMLIYAIVLILVMLLTNSPFFQDLRSQLQSKLRDRAVAKADAKGGSGHE
- a CDS encoding branched-chain amino acid ABC transporter permease, with protein sequence MSLLNNLINGISLGSVYAIIALGYTMVYGIAKMLNFAHGDIIMVGAYVCFFATGQFGLPPIAGVLLAMVVCTILGMVIERLAYKPLRQAPSLAVLITAIGVSYFLQNSALLLWKSDPKVFTSVVPGGALTLGSVNITYVALVTVLSCVVIMLVLSFFTGHTKLGKAMRACSEDKAAAQLMGIDVNRTISMTFAIGSALAAVAGVLLCSTYPTLMPTTGSLPGIKAFTAAVFGGIGSIPGAMLGGILLGIIEIFAKAFNTNISDAVVFAVLIVVLLVKPSGLLGKTVREKV
- a CDS encoding ABC transporter substrate-binding protein, with the translated sequence MNRALSLAMAGALGLSLLAGCGGGSGSATPAPADTSAPADHSGASGVIKIGGIGPLTGSAAVYGLATKQGAEVAVAEINALGGLQFSLDFQDDEGDAEKAVNAYNKLKGDGVQLIYGCTTTTPCVAVAAETFNDRYFQLTPSASSTDVTSGRDNVFQVCFTDPNQGLTAANYIKENGLGTKVAVIYNNGDAYSTGIYNAFQSEADAIGLEVVSVTTFPDDTNADFTVQLGEAQSAGADLVFMPIYYTPASLILNQAKTMGYAPTFFGCDGMDGILDLEGFDTSLAEGLMLMTPFNAWGTDERTVNFVTTYQGQYDGIPNQFAADGYDCIYAIYEACQKAGITADTSAADVCEALVSTFTSEDFSVDGLTGTGMTWSSTGEVSKAPVVVKVEGGVYVTQ